A window of Microbispora hainanensis genomic DNA:
GCCCGCAACAAGGCCGAGCACGGCCGGGTGTCCATCCGGAACATCCGCCGGCACGCCAAGGAGATCCTCGACAAGCTCGTCAAGGACGGCGAGGCCGGCGAGGACGAGGTCCATCGTGCGGTCAAGGAGCTCGACGACCTCACCCAGAAGCACGTCGCGAAGATCGACGAGCTGCTGAAGCACAAGGAAGCCGAGCTGCTCGAGGTCTGACGTCGCGGCCCGGAAAGCGGGCCGTACGGCACGACCGTGATCCTTGTGCCGCATCCGCGACAAGTGGGGTGGCACAAGGATCACGCGCATATAGAGAGTGGGACGCTGTGGACGGAACCGCTGCCGCCGGCGACCGGAATCCGGCGGGGAGCCCGGCAGGGAACCCGGTCGGGGGCCCGGCGGGCACTTCCGCTGCCGGACACGGCGCCGAGGCGGGTGGTCGCAGCGGCGCCGATCAGGCGTCCGCGCCGAACGGCCTCGGCCGTGGCGGTGCGGGCCGTGACGCCGGTCAGGGCGGCAGGACCGAACCCGGCACCGGTTCCGCCGCCGATTCCGCTGCCGGGGCAGGCCGGGCCGCCACGTCGAACGGCCTCGCGGACCCACCGGGCACCGGCGCGTCCGGCGATCCCGCCAAGAAGCCCTCGGGCCGTACGGGCCGCAACCTCCCGGCGGCGGTGGGGGTCGGCGTCGCGCTCGGCGCGGCGGTCATCGCCTCGCTCTACACCGTGAAGGCCGCCTTCCTCGTCGTCGTCCTGCTGGCCGTCGGCGTCGGCATCCACGAGCTCGTCAAGGCGTTCGGGGAGTTCGGCATCCGGGTGCCGCTGCCGCCCCTGCTGGCCGGCATGGCGGCCATGGTGGTCGGGCCGTTCTGGGGCGGCACGTCGTTCCTGGTCGGCGCGTTCGGCGTGACCGTGATGGTGCTGCTGGCCTGGCGCATGTTCCAGGGCGCGGAAGGCTTCGTCAGGGACGCGACCGCCGCGGTGTTCGTCGCGGTCTACCCGGCGCTTCTCGCGGGGTTCGTGCCGTTGCTGCTGGCCCCCGAGGACGGGCCCGATCGCGTGATCGTCTTCATCGCGGTCACCGTGTGCAGCGACATCGGCGGATACTTCGCCGGGATCTTCTTCGGCAAGCACCGGATGTCGCCGCTCATCAGCCCGAAGAAGACCTGGGAGGGCTTCGCCGGGTCCACCCTCGCCTGCGTCGTGGGCGGTGCGTTACTGGTTCACTTCCTGCTGCAGGGTGAGTATTGGGAAGGCGCCGTCGTCGGCCTGGCGGGAGTCGTCTGCGCGACGCTCGGCGACCTGGTCGAGTCGGTGATCAAGCGGGACATCGGCATCAAGGACATGGGCACGCTGCTGCCCGGCCACGGCGGGGCGATGGACCGCCTCGACTCGCTGCTGTTCACGCTCGTCCCCGTGTGGCTGCTGCTCACGCTCCTGGTCCCGGTCGCCTGACAGCCCGGTCCGCTGGCAGCCGAGTCCGCGGACGCCCCGGTCGTCTGACCGCGCGACCTGCCGACAGCCCGGCCCATTGATCGCAGGGCCTGGTGACGGCCCTGCCCCCTGACGCTCCGGTCGCCCTGATGGCGCGACCTGCCGACAGCCCGGTCCGCTGGCAGCCGAGTCCGCGGACGCCCCGGTCGTCTGACCGCGCGACCTGCCGACAGCCCGGCCCGCTGACTGCTTGGCCTGGTGACGGCCGTGCCCCCTGACGCTCCGGTCGCCCTGATGGCGCGACCTGCCGACAATCCGGCCCGCTGACCGCTGGGCCCGGTGACGGCCGTGCCCCTGAACGTCTCGGACCGCTGATGCCCGGGTCCGCTGCCGGTCCGACCCGCTGCCGGTCCGACCCATTGGCGGCTCGATGCGTGCTCCGGCCCAGCGTGCGGACGCGTCAGATCCGGCTCGTCAGCGCCAGTCGCTCACTGATCACCCGATGGCCGTGATCGGCCACGAGGCGGAGCTCCGACTCGTTGAGCGGAAGCAGCCACAGCCACCGTACGGCGTCGCCGCCGAACATGAATCCCGACATGTCGGGTAGCCCGGGCGGGTCCATCAGCATGAGCACCCCCTGGTGCCCGCCGTCCAGCGGAAACGTGGCCGGATCCTGGAACCAGCGGGCCGTGTGCCCATGCCCCAGCCAGGTGACCGACCGCCACGGATACTGCCCCAGCCAGGCGAACAGCCGTGCGGCGGCCCTCGGATCCTGCCTGGTCGCCAGCGCGAGTTCCACCCGGCACGCCGTGTCGTACATCTCCGCGGCGGGCATCCGCTGGCAGCTCATGCCGACGGTGGACAGCACGGTGTAGTCCCGGGTGAACGTCGGCGGGCGCTCGCTGACGCCCACCAGCGGGAACCGGTCGCCGGAGACGTCCCAATAACGGCCGGGCGGCCCGAGCCTGCTGTCCAGGTGCCCGAGCACGAACTGCTGGTAGGTGGCCCAGCTGCCCTCCGCCTGCCGCCACTGCCAGTACGCGCGGGCCTTGGCCACGCGGGGAGACAGGCCCTCCAGCGCCTCGCCCAGCGGCCAGGCGAACGGCGACT
This region includes:
- a CDS encoding phosphatidate cytidylyltransferase, encoding MDGTAAAGDRNPAGSPAGNPVGGPAGTSAAGHGAEAGGRSGADQASAPNGLGRGGAGRDAGQGGRTEPGTGSAADSAAGAGRAATSNGLADPPGTGASGDPAKKPSGRTGRNLPAAVGVGVALGAAVIASLYTVKAAFLVVVLLAVGVGIHELVKAFGEFGIRVPLPPLLAGMAAMVVGPFWGGTSFLVGAFGVTVMVLLAWRMFQGAEGFVRDATAAVFVAVYPALLAGFVPLLLAPEDGPDRVIVFIAVTVCSDIGGYFAGIFFGKHRMSPLISPKKTWEGFAGSTLACVVGGALLVHFLLQGEYWEGAVVGLAGVVCATLGDLVESVIKRDIGIKDMGTLLPGHGGAMDRLDSLLFTLVPVWLLLTLLVPVA
- a CDS encoding suppressor of fused domain protein; amino-acid sequence: MDTTVVLTSTNPYGSRTLTIEADRTSSVAYLRDAKGIVHGAVWLANHVPAPAEADAGRAEAGLPPVMPEAHTAHPSGRPPLDAESLSVLWFEEGDGVALYENDALLAVIPAWADLEHGLPGYARDAVGESPFAWPLGEALEGLSPRVAKARAYWQWRQAEGSWATYQQFVLGHLDSRLGPPGRYWDVSGDRFPLVGVSERPPTFTRDYTVLSTVGMSCQRMPAAEMYDTACRVELALATRQDPRAAARLFAWLGQYPWRSVTWLGHGHTARWFQDPATFPLDGGHQGVLMLMDPPGLPDMSGFMFGGDAVRWLWLLPLNESELRLVADHGHRVISERLALTSRI